A genomic stretch from Chitinophagaceae bacterium includes:
- a CDS encoding histidine kinase, whose protein sequence is MKIYLFIFVFAIYTSLTAQVKNEQTFDFWQTQIAEQKIQGRLQCILFAKDHFMYIGTSSGLFLYNGIKTTRVSFDTILQANITALYEDKQQTLWIGFQNGNIAQLQNKQLTLFQPEEGLPKTAISKILTDAEGRLWFATQGEGIYVLHNKKLYNINTDDGLGDNYIYDLELLPNNSIAASTDKGLSLCRFNGTKKTIENFSTDNGLPDNIIRCVSLDRTDKNIIWLGFQQGGICRFSFTTKQVTVFPAPEIKDKQVNDILVLDKQVWVTTENSFVQLHRNSKLISTQVFNNPTQLSVDEEANGWLISKTGLYKNAGEKLQLIVKTSDQALNEIHDMWQDEEDNAWYTTSGGIIKQEANSAIKTIIRLPGLDNKTDITCLYQDADQNLWIGTMGNGIYLLNTKTNAVTHLNNLPGNESMSILSITGRNSNIWISSLQGIFHTTTNTSRAFQNLTELSGIGINYIYHIYEDSKGRVWFATDGKGLAMMQNNRFTHFSEKEGLTGKVIYSVSEDKKGVIWCAALQKGLFQFNGKAFTNFGTDKGIPDLDISSLDTDNKGNLFCISRSGYFLIDAETQVVIIPGNEKQLGIFNTDLNSTDHTKVGVVFHTSNGIFRYVSPSYQQMNQPQTAITSVSLFLKEINKELEHQFKHDENNLSFSFSGIYFSDPALVQYQYKLEGYNNEWQASRNDEVNFPKLQPASYTFRVRSSVTGNFDHASEAVYTFTISKPFWKQWWFIILSILGFTGFLVYIIKEREKNVKRWQQLQTEKLKSQYETLKNQVNPHFLFNSFNTLLSIIEEDPKKAEAYVEHLSDFYRRIVNMREKDLISLGDELSIIDDYFFIQKKRFGNALMFDNRITEEQKTIYSIPPLALQLLAENAVKHNIVSKDKPLTLELFVEDEMLIVQNNINEKATKEKSEGLGLQNIKNRFLLIADKEVKIETTTSRFIVKLPLIKRS, encoded by the coding sequence AATCCTGCAGGCAAACATTACCGCTTTGTATGAAGATAAACAGCAAACACTCTGGATTGGTTTTCAGAATGGAAATATTGCACAGTTACAAAACAAACAGCTTACACTTTTTCAACCGGAAGAAGGATTACCCAAAACTGCCATCAGTAAAATACTGACAGATGCAGAAGGCCGGCTCTGGTTTGCCACACAGGGCGAAGGAATTTATGTGCTGCACAATAAAAAATTGTACAACATTAATACTGATGATGGGCTGGGCGATAATTATATCTACGATCTTGAGTTGTTGCCCAACAATTCCATTGCAGCATCAACCGATAAAGGTCTCAGTCTTTGCAGGTTTAACGGAACAAAGAAAACAATTGAAAATTTCAGCACAGACAATGGTTTACCTGATAATATCATCCGTTGTGTAAGCCTCGACAGAACCGATAAAAATATCATCTGGCTGGGATTTCAACAGGGAGGCATTTGCCGTTTTTCATTCACTACAAAACAAGTAACTGTTTTCCCTGCACCTGAAATTAAAGACAAGCAGGTAAACGATATTCTTGTACTTGATAAGCAGGTATGGGTAACAACAGAAAATAGTTTTGTACAACTGCACAGAAACAGTAAACTCATCAGCACACAGGTATTTAACAACCCAACACAGTTATCGGTTGATGAAGAAGCAAATGGCTGGCTGATCAGCAAAACGGGCTTATATAAAAATGCCGGTGAAAAATTACAGCTGATTGTAAAAACTTCTGACCAGGCACTGAACGAAATACATGATATGTGGCAGGATGAGGAGGATAATGCCTGGTACACAACAAGCGGCGGTATTATTAAGCAGGAAGCCAACTCTGCCATTAAAACAATTATCCGTTTGCCGGGCCTTGACAATAAAACAGACATTACCTGTCTTTACCAGGATGCTGATCAAAATTTATGGATCGGCACTATGGGCAATGGTATTTACCTGCTGAATACAAAAACAAATGCTGTTACTCACCTCAACAATTTACCCGGTAACGAAAGCATGAGCATCTTATCCATTACAGGCAGAAACAGTAATATCTGGATATCGTCGCTGCAGGGAATTTTTCATACTACCACCAATACTTCACGGGCATTTCAAAACCTTACAGAGCTGTCAGGCATTGGCATCAACTATATTTATCATATTTATGAAGACAGTAAAGGAAGGGTTTGGTTTGCAACAGATGGCAAAGGTTTAGCCATGATGCAAAACAACCGATTTACACACTTTAGTGAAAAAGAAGGGTTAACTGGCAAGGTTATTTATTCTGTTTCAGAAGATAAGAAAGGTGTTATCTGGTGTGCAGCATTACAAAAAGGATTGTTTCAGTTTAACGGAAAAGCATTTACCAACTTCGGAACAGATAAAGGTATTCCTGATCTTGATATTTCATCGCTCGACACAGACAATAAAGGCAACCTGTTTTGCATCAGCCGTTCAGGTTATTTTTTAATTGATGCTGAAACACAGGTTGTCATTATACCGGGCAACGAAAAACAGCTGGGCATATTCAATACTGATCTCAACAGTACAGATCATACAAAAGTTGGAGTGGTGTTTCATACAAGCAACGGCATCTTCCGTTATGTATCTCCTTCTTATCAGCAAATGAATCAGCCGCAAACAGCTATTACATCTGTCTCCCTTTTCCTGAAAGAAATCAACAAGGAACTTGAACATCAGTTTAAGCATGACGAAAACAATCTTTCTTTTTCTTTTTCAGGCATTTATTTTTCTGATCCGGCACTGGTACAATACCAGTATAAACTGGAAGGCTATAATAATGAATGGCAGGCAAGCAGGAACGATGAAGTGAATTTTCCCAAACTGCAACCCGCCAGTTACACATTCCGTGTTCGCTCTTCTGTAACAGGAAACTTTGATCATGCAAGTGAAGCTGTTTATACATTTACCATCAGCAAACCATTCTGGAAACAATGGTGGTTTATCATTCTTTCAATTCTGGGCTTTACAGGTTTTCTTGTTTACATCATAAAAGAGCGGGAGAAAAACGTTAAACGCTGGCAGCAACTGCAAACAGAAAAATTAAAATCGCAATATGAAACACTGAAAAACCAGGTAAATCCGCATTTCCTGTTCAACAGTTTTAATACACTGCTCAGTATCATTGAAGAAGATCCAAAAAAAGCAGAAGCTTATGTAGAACATCTCAGTGATTTTTACCGAAGGATTGTGAACATGCGTGAAAAAGATTTGATTTCACTGGGCGATGAACTGAGCATTATTGACGATTACTTCTTTATTCAAAAAAAACGTTTCGGTAATGCATTGATGTTTGATAACAGAATAACAGAAGAACAAAAAACGATCTACAGTATTCCGCCACTGGCCTTACAGCTGCTTGCAGAAAATGCGGTGAAGCACAATATCGTTTCAAAAGACAAACCTCTGACTTTGGAATTGTTTGTTGAAGACGAAATGCTGATTGTACAGAATAATATCAATGAAAAAGCAACAAAAGAAAAAAGTGAAGGATTGGGATTGCAGAATATTAAAAACAGGTTTTTATTAATTGCAGATAAAGAAGTAAAGATCGAAACAACAACCTCCCGCTTTATTGTTAAACTCCCTTTAATTAAACGATCATGA